A window of Candidatus Micropelagos thuwalensis contains these coding sequences:
- a CDS encoding methyltransferase domain-containing protein, whose protein sequence is MSVSKFFKQIIIPLIVRVMGAKKGTWKSKKYTTLIISILSIPVKRLKGLRRTSKVVEMQYDEIAGAYIQDNYYSHKLRYSVVNGEIQEISSIDNMREIRLEIRDKLSECKFQTVLEVGVGELTTLEDIYQCFGPNIECFGVDLSLNRIRHGLEEFKKRHDKHPVVAKANATKLPFPDNSFDLVVTRHTLEQMPHIYQDALDEILRVSKNYVYLFEPSYELGSLTQKLKMLNNDYVRGIPAFLNKKSNITVHSPYLMRNSANPLNHTACYKISKNNASTSKNKNIPFVCPITKSEMKMLDNYFYSEKAKRAFPIFDGIPVLDEEYSIIITR, encoded by the coding sequence ATGTCAGTAAGTAAATTTTTCAAACAAATTATCATTCCGCTCATTGTAAGGGTTATGGGCGCTAAAAAGGGTACCTGGAAATCAAAAAAATACACTACATTAATCATCTCTATCTTATCGATACCCGTTAAACGATTAAAAGGATTACGTAGAACCAGCAAGGTCGTAGAAATGCAGTACGATGAAATTGCTGGTGCCTACATACAAGATAACTACTACTCTCACAAATTGCGTTATTCAGTTGTTAATGGTGAAATTCAAGAAATTTCAAGCATCGACAATATGCGTGAGATTAGATTAGAAATACGCGATAAACTTTCTGAATGTAAATTTCAGACTGTTCTTGAAGTTGGTGTTGGAGAACTAACAACTTTAGAGGACATTTATCAATGCTTTGGTCCGAATATAGAATGTTTTGGTGTAGATTTATCTCTTAATCGCATTAGGCACGGTTTAGAAGAATTTAAAAAAAGACACGATAAACACCCAGTGGTAGCTAAGGCTAATGCGACTAAACTTCCCTTCCCAGATAATTCTTTTGACTTGGTAGTGACACGTCACACACTCGAGCAAATGCCGCATATCTATCAAGATGCGCTCGATGAAATATTAAGAGTTTCTAAGAATTATGTATATTTATTTGAACCATCTTACGAACTAGGTTCGTTAACTCAAAAACTAAAGATGTTAAATAATGACTATGTAAGGGGCATACCAGCTTTTTTAAATAAGAAGAGTAATATTACTGTTCATTCTCCTTATTTAATGAGAAACAGTGCAAATCCTCTTAATCACACAGCTTGTTACAAAATTAGTAAAAATAATGCATCTACCTCAAAAAATAAAAATATACCTTTTGTGTGTCCGATTACTAAATCAGAAATGAAAATGCTGGATAATTACTTCTACTCTGAAAAAGCTAAACGAGCTTTCCCTATATTTGACGGAATACCCGTGCTAGATGAAGAATACTCAATTATAATTACTCGTTAA
- a CDS encoding TylF/MycF/NovP-related O-methyltransferase, which translates to MLIVEPSVLQPHISRQIWHDTNAFRWAAAYIVKNQIEGDYLEFGVWKGNSFIEAYNQINNYSNTFYNVGVKATGEKNMFVDMKFHAFDSFEGLPETKNVSNPIQYFAGNYSATEELFRNRISDAGLDMDRVTITKGWFNESLNKEAADALNLRQIAVAYIDCDIYESSVDVLNFITPYLKTGSVLIFDDWFRNKGISSTGVQGAVLDWLKSNPQITLQHYYNCDTRTALFIVKINCENQTSNIECV; encoded by the coding sequence TTGTTAATTGTTGAACCAAGCGTTTTGCAACCACATATCTCTAGACAAATATGGCACGATACTAATGCTTTTAGATGGGCTGCTGCTTATATAGTAAAAAATCAAATTGAAGGCGATTATCTGGAATTTGGTGTTTGGAAAGGCAATAGTTTTATCGAGGCATACAATCAAATCAATAATTACAGTAATACATTTTATAATGTTGGTGTGAAAGCAACCGGCGAAAAAAACATGTTTGTTGATATGAAATTTCATGCTTTCGACAGTTTCGAAGGTTTACCCGAAACCAAAAATGTTTCAAATCCAATTCAATACTTTGCAGGTAATTACAGTGCAACTGAAGAATTGTTTCGCAATAGAATTTCTGATGCTGGGCTGGATATGGACCGAGTAACTATAACCAAAGGTTGGTTTAATGAGAGTTTAAATAAAGAAGCAGCCGATGCGCTTAATTTGAGACAAATTGCAGTGGCTTACATTGACTGCGATATTTACGAGTCAAGCGTTGATGTTCTTAATTTTATAACTCCCTATCTTAAAACTGGATCGGTTTTGATTTTTGATGATTGGTTTAGGAATAAGGGGATATCAAGCACAGGTGTTCAAGGGGCAGTATTAGATTGGCTTAAGTCTAATCCGCAAATTACGCTGCAGCACTATTACAATTGCGACACTAGGACAGCCCTATTTATTGTTAAAATTAATTGTGAAAATCAAACTTCCAACATTGAATGTGTCTAG
- a CDS encoding lipopolysaccharide biosynthesis protein produces MSNKNFRYKLLSGLRWTVLNRFGVSLTSFLVTLLMARLLNPGDFGLVAMAAVFTGISLVFVDLGTKDAIIREKNNTQEFISSIFWLNILLSLFVWLVLILTASIVADIYDEAIVETIIYIMSLNILVSGVTITFQAQLEKEMRFKPIAIAQVVSRIISSSIGIFMAVSGYGVWSLVFMNVTAELIYTSIIIINVKKLPALKLIFAHIKKIYNFSLYLTLTQLLYHLQRRLEIFTVAFFLGNHLAGVYSQTHTLMRQPVKLLNGSFASVVYSALSSISSEKERTRLLYLKLIQTFALLYIPLSVIFLLFSDPLVLFVLGEKWLELAKLTPVFGIIILFLSFHRGDVVVLKSSGRPILLFRIYLAYLPITILGCAISSQFGVFWVAISMLIASFLLFITSMMTTVRFLEISFSSYLSQINRLLVYGILMLITGYFINIYTIKYFDENSIISAIIGIIFCLVTYISALLIRPVDAWTYVLTFLNLSKTGDVVTK; encoded by the coding sequence ATGAGCAATAAAAACTTTCGTTATAAACTATTAAGCGGACTTCGCTGGACGGTGTTAAATAGGTTCGGTGTATCGCTTACATCATTTTTAGTAACATTATTAATGGCGAGATTGTTAAATCCGGGAGATTTTGGATTGGTCGCCATGGCGGCTGTGTTCACTGGTATCAGCCTTGTATTTGTTGATCTAGGTACAAAAGATGCCATCATTCGTGAAAAGAATAATACTCAAGAATTTATTAGCTCAATATTTTGGTTAAATATTTTACTTAGTTTATTTGTTTGGTTGGTTTTAATTCTTACAGCTTCAATTGTTGCCGATATATACGATGAAGCTATTGTTGAAACAATTATTTACATTATGTCGTTAAACATCCTCGTAAGTGGAGTGACAATAACATTTCAAGCACAATTAGAAAAAGAGATGCGTTTCAAGCCAATTGCAATTGCTCAGGTTGTTTCTCGCATTATTAGTTCGTCCATAGGTATTTTCATGGCTGTTTCAGGCTATGGTGTATGGAGTCTTGTTTTTATGAATGTGACTGCTGAGCTTATTTATACATCTATAATTATAATAAACGTTAAAAAGTTGCCTGCTTTAAAATTAATTTTTGCTCATATTAAAAAAATTTACAATTTTAGTTTATATTTAACACTCACCCAGCTTCTCTACCATTTACAGCGAAGATTAGAAATATTTACTGTTGCCTTCTTTTTGGGGAACCATTTAGCCGGGGTTTATTCACAAACACATACGTTGATGAGACAGCCAGTTAAACTGTTAAATGGATCTTTTGCATCTGTTGTATATTCTGCACTTTCTTCTATCTCAAGCGAGAAAGAGAGAACAAGGCTACTCTATTTAAAATTAATCCAAACTTTTGCGTTGTTATATATTCCTCTTAGCGTGATATTTCTACTTTTCTCAGATCCTTTAGTTTTATTTGTGCTAGGAGAGAAATGGCTTGAATTAGCAAAGCTAACGCCTGTTTTTGGTATTATCATTTTGTTTTTGTCTTTCCATAGAGGTGATGTAGTGGTTCTGAAGTCTTCGGGTCGACCTATATTGTTGTTTAGAATCTACTTAGCTTATCTCCCTATTACAATACTGGGGTGTGCGATTTCCTCACAATTCGGCGTGTTTTGGGTGGCAATAAGTATGCTGATAGCCTCATTTCTATTATTTATTACGAGTATGATGACAACCGTTCGATTCTTGGAAATAAGTTTTTCAAGTTATCTTTCACAAATCAATCGACTGCTCGTTTATGGGATTTTAATGCTCATCACAGGATATTTTATAAATATCTATACTATAAAATATTTTGATGAAAACAGCATAATCAGTGCGATTATTGGAATTATCTTTTGTCTAGTCACTTATATCAGTGCCCTGTTAATAAGGCCTGTAGATGCATGGACTTACGTTCTTACATTTTTAAATTTAAGCAAAACAGGTGATGTTGTTACTAAGTAG
- a CDS encoding NAD-dependent epimerase/dehydratase family protein, giving the protein MGRYLVTGVAGFIGSALAKRLISNGDEVVTIDNLSTGYQSNIPDGVTFINGDCGDLNVYDKIANLSFDAIFHIAGQSSGEISFDDPIYDIKTNAESTLLLLKYSMKIGCKRLIFASTMSVYGVKPDCPINEDENCKPESFYGVAKLASENYLRIYQQYGVHSTSLRLFNVYGPGQNMKNLKQGMVSIFLAQMLKNKHIHVKGSPDRYRDFIHVDDVVEAFIRCLNIEKSKGLAINIATGKKTLVSEIVETMVSTQKENITVNYEGGTPGDIHGIYADISLMNDVLGEWKKVDLHDGIKSMVNSYL; this is encoded by the coding sequence ATGGGTAGATATCTTGTCACAGGTGTCGCTGGATTTATCGGCTCTGCACTTGCTAAACGTCTAATTAGTAATGGAGATGAGGTTGTTACTATTGATAACCTGAGTACCGGTTATCAAAGTAATATTCCTGATGGAGTTACATTTATTAACGGCGATTGCGGAGACTTAAATGTCTATGACAAGATCGCTAACTTATCCTTTGATGCAATCTTTCATATTGCCGGTCAAAGCTCTGGTGAGATAAGCTTTGATGACCCGATATATGATATAAAGACTAATGCAGAGTCCACTTTACTGTTGCTCAAATATTCAATGAAGATTGGTTGTAAACGTCTCATATTCGCAAGCACGATGTCTGTTTATGGCGTTAAACCAGATTGTCCAATTAATGAAGATGAAAATTGTAAGCCGGAGTCCTTTTACGGCGTAGCTAAATTAGCAAGTGAAAATTACTTAAGAATTTATCAGCAATATGGTGTTCATAGTACAAGTTTAAGACTCTTTAATGTCTATGGCCCTGGACAAAATATGAAGAATCTCAAGCAGGGGATGGTAAGTATTTTTTTAGCTCAAATGCTAAAAAACAAACATATACATGTTAAAGGCTCACCAGATAGATATCGTGATTTTATCCACGTAGATGATGTTGTAGAAGCATTTATTCGTTGCCTAAATATTGAAAAAAGCAAGGGTCTTGCTATTAACATCGCTACAGGAAAGAAAACCCTTGTAAGTGAAATTGTTGAGACGATGGTATCAACTCAAAAAGAGAATATCACCGTTAATTATGAGGGCGGTACCCCCGGCGATATTCATGGGATTTATGCTGATATATCTTTGATGAATGATGTTTTGGGTGAATGGAAAAAAGTCGATTTACATGATGGAATAAAGTCGATGGTTAATTCTTACCTTTAG
- a CDS encoding 3-deoxy-manno-octulosonate cytidylyltransferase, with product MKSIAVIPARMGSSRFPGKPLAKIHGVPMIGHCYFRTKMCEELIETYVATCDEEIYDYINSIGGKAIMTSHTHERATDRTAEAMLKIEKIMGQEVDIVVMVQGDEPMVTPGMISQSLKPFKDDPSINVVNLMSKMDTVAEFESPDEVKVVVDKKSDAIYFSREPIPSRKKGVEDVPMLKQVCIIPFKRDFLLSFNQLSETELEVIESVDMMRIIENGDKVHMVMTDVKSYSVDTEEERVLIEKKMIGDSLMSKYVDRDG from the coding sequence ATGAAGTCTATAGCTGTTATTCCTGCTCGCATGGGATCGTCTCGATTTCCTGGAAAGCCTCTCGCAAAAATACATGGGGTACCCATGATTGGTCATTGTTACTTTCGTACAAAAATGTGTGAAGAATTGATTGAGACCTATGTTGCGACATGTGATGAGGAAATATATGACTACATCAATTCAATTGGTGGAAAGGCTATAATGACGTCACACACTCATGAACGTGCAACTGACCGTACAGCAGAAGCCATGCTCAAAATCGAAAAAATCATGGGTCAGGAAGTTGATATTGTCGTAATGGTTCAGGGGGATGAACCGATGGTAACACCTGGAATGATAAGCCAATCTCTCAAACCGTTTAAAGACGATCCATCTATAAATGTAGTTAATCTAATGTCTAAAATGGATACTGTTGCCGAATTTGAAAGTCCGGATGAGGTAAAAGTTGTTGTCGATAAAAAAAGCGATGCAATCTATTTTTCTCGAGAGCCTATTCCTTCAAGAAAGAAGGGTGTTGAAGATGTTCCAATGCTCAAACAGGTCTGTATTATACCTTTCAAACGTGACTTTCTCCTAAGTTTTAATCAATTGAGTGAGACTGAATTGGAAGTAATTGAGTCTGTTGACATGATGCGCATCATTGAAAATGGAGATAAAGTTCATATGGTGATGACTGATGTAAAGTCTTACAGTGTAGACACAGAAGAAGAACGTGTGCTTATTGAAAAAAAAATGATCGGTGACTCATTAATGTCAAAATATGTTGATCGAGATGGGTAG
- a CDS encoding HpcH/HpaI aldolase family protein, which yields MALKKSKNTLKAQLAANEITLGSWITLAHPAIAEIAAKAGFDWLVVDLEHSVITIQEAENLIRIISMAGVSPLVRLTSNDQNQIKRVMDAGATGIIVPMVNSPEDAHKALEAVRYPPNGKRGVGLARAQGYGSGFDSYKKWLEEESVIIVQIEHIDAVNNLEAIFAVDNIDAFIIGPYDLSASMGIPGEFTHPKFIDAMKRIKAVAKDMNMTGGIHIIEPDPKQLEVHLEDGFHFLAYSLDIRMIDVACRAGLNYFSEMKK from the coding sequence ATGGCGTTAAAAAAATCAAAAAATACTCTTAAAGCCCAACTTGCTGCTAATGAGATAACACTAGGTTCTTGGATAACACTCGCCCATCCTGCCATTGCAGAAATCGCAGCGAAAGCTGGTTTTGATTGGCTTGTCGTGGATCTAGAGCATAGCGTTATAACTATTCAAGAGGCAGAAAATTTAATACGAATAATAAGTATGGCTGGTGTATCACCACTAGTGCGTCTTACATCGAATGATCAAAACCAAATTAAACGCGTAATGGACGCTGGTGCGACTGGTATAATTGTGCCAATGGTTAATTCGCCAGAAGATGCTCATAAAGCTTTAGAGGCAGTAAGATATCCGCCTAATGGGAAACGAGGTGTTGGTTTGGCTCGCGCCCAGGGGTATGGTTCGGGTTTTGACTCATATAAAAAATGGTTAGAAGAAGAGTCGGTTATAATCGTCCAAATTGAACATATTGATGCAGTAAATAATCTTGAGGCTATTTTTGCTGTCGATAATATTGATGCCTTTATAATAGGCCCATATGATTTATCAGCTTCTATGGGTATTCCTGGAGAATTTACTCATCCGAAATTTATTGATGCAATGAAACGTATAAAGGCTGTGGCCAAAGATATGAACATGACTGGCGGCATTCATATTATTGAACCTGACCCAAAACAATTAGAAGTCCACTTGGAAGATGGTTTTCACTTCCTAGCTTATAGTCTTGATATCAGAATGATAGATGTAGCTTGCAGAGCTGGATTAAATTATTTCTCGGAGATGAAAAAATAA
- a CDS encoding glycosyltransferase family 4 protein yields MVVPNFYEKKVNLLVKNTDYDFCYMRSSYNGGAITNILQDKNLNLVLEVNKPLSMGPFNNKDTLDWPEDRRLVKVPVAEIKQYDAATLITVDSTLRANWITEFVDSNYHEKMIVNYNGVNTKMFQPSLSKNDILDEFMLADDDILVGMASSFRWYNDIDELCKIYSKALAQIGNLKFLFIVGNKEKELELQIKTNEYSLKDSTIILYQVPFSQMPSTLNSCDILVSHFNFHGKWPHNCSIKHLEYLSMGKATIATNVGEVNFAITDGVDGFLCEQGNIDDFVDKIVELAKKPELRKKLGKAARQKAEKELDWSLNVQNILNHLNQNSSSSVTHKIL; encoded by the coding sequence TTGGTTGTTCCAAATTTCTATGAAAAAAAAGTAAATTTATTAGTAAAAAATACTGATTATGATTTTTGTTACATGCGATCATCCTATAACGGTGGCGCAATAACAAATATACTTCAGGATAAGAATTTGAATTTGGTGTTAGAGGTTAATAAGCCACTCAGTATGGGGCCATTCAATAATAAGGATACCCTTGATTGGCCTGAAGACAGACGCCTCGTGAAGGTGCCAGTCGCAGAGATTAAGCAGTATGATGCTGCAACTTTGATTACTGTAGATAGTACATTAAGAGCAAATTGGATTACAGAATTTGTAGACAGTAATTATCATGAAAAAATGATAGTCAACTATAATGGCGTCAATACAAAAATGTTTCAGCCTTCATTGAGCAAAAACGATATTTTAGATGAATTCATGCTAGCAGACGACGACATATTAGTTGGTATGGCATCAAGTTTTCGATGGTATAACGATATTGATGAATTGTGTAAAATCTATTCAAAAGCATTAGCGCAAATTGGCAATTTGAAATTCCTTTTTATCGTTGGGAATAAGGAGAAAGAACTAGAGCTACAGATTAAAACCAATGAATACTCTCTCAAAGACTCAACGATAATTCTTTATCAAGTACCATTTAGTCAGATGCCATCAACACTTAATTCCTGTGATATATTGGTTTCGCATTTTAATTTTCATGGTAAGTGGCCTCATAATTGTTCAATTAAACATTTAGAATACTTATCCATGGGAAAAGCAACTATAGCTACTAATGTTGGGGAGGTTAATTTCGCAATTACAGATGGTGTAGATGGTTTTTTGTGTGAACAGGGCAATATTGATGATTTCGTGGATAAAATAGTTGAATTGGCAAAAAAGCCTGAGTTAAGAAAGAAACTTGGAAAAGCGGCAAGACAAAAGGCCGAGAAGGAACTCGATTGGTCATTGAATGTGCAAAATATACTAAATCACCTAAATCAAAATTCTTCCTCTAGCGTAACTCACAAAATCCTATAG
- a CDS encoding sulfotransferase domain-containing protein, translated as MNNALVNTIPHSGTHLVTTILNSFGYNQSIIRNRFYSVKPYFRRSQLAGINWRSAKDLSNITSLNQKKTILVSVASPRLARPKVIESLFSKIAEREYIIGHIPYSDESNELIDRYITKTITIIRDPRDMALSMINHVKTRPQHHAHKYFFGQLTTDSERLEAILFGYENTFGHMSSVASMYNSMLQWQKQPHNLTIRFEDLVGLKGGGETKNQISCIKSLCTHLELSENFDDASILNIAKNSFGTSGTFRKGKIGGWSDVFTFEDKQLFRSAISDLLVELGYETSNAWS; from the coding sequence ATGAATAACGCATTGGTAAATACTATACCGCACTCGGGAACGCATTTAGTTACAACTATATTAAATTCCTTTGGTTACAATCAAAGTATAATCAGAAATCGATTTTACTCAGTCAAACCTTATTTCCGCAGATCTCAATTAGCAGGGATAAATTGGCGATCTGCCAAAGATTTAAGTAACATTACTTCATTAAATCAAAAAAAGACAATCTTGGTAAGCGTTGCTTCACCTAGATTAGCAAGGCCAAAAGTTATAGAAAGCTTGTTTTCAAAGATTGCAGAGAGAGAATATATAATCGGCCACATACCTTACAGTGATGAAAGTAATGAGCTAATTGATAGATATATAACCAAAACGATAACAATTATAAGAGATCCAAGGGATATGGCCCTATCTATGATTAATCATGTTAAAACAAGGCCACAGCATCATGCACATAAGTATTTTTTTGGACAACTAACCACTGATAGTGAAAGGTTGGAAGCAATATTATTCGGGTACGAAAATACATTCGGGCATATGAGTAGTGTTGCAAGCATGTACAATTCAATGCTGCAATGGCAAAAACAGCCTCATAATTTAACTATAAGGTTTGAAGATTTGGTGGGTCTAAAGGGTGGTGGCGAAACTAAAAACCAAATTTCTTGTATTAAATCTTTGTGTACTCACCTTGAATTATCCGAAAATTTTGATGATGCCAGTATACTCAATATTGCCAAAAATTCTTTTGGAACATCAGGCACCTTTAGAAAAGGCAAAATTGGAGGATGGAGCGATGTTTTTACATTTGAAGATAAGCAGTTATTTCGCTCAGCTATAAGTGACCTATTAGTTGAACTTGGTTACGAAACGAGCAATGCTTGGTCGTAA
- a CDS encoding NAD-dependent epimerase/dehydratase family protein — MKILITGTAGFIGYHLAKLLLSEGFLVHGFDGLTDYYDVNLKRERHKMLGRSNNFSSTIGMLENQDLLDSAFNEFKPSVVVHLAAQAGVRYSLEKPRAYIDSNVMGTFNVIEAARRLNVNHLLLASTSSVYGANVDMPFNETQQTDTPLTIYAATKKATESMAHSYSHLYDIPTTMFRFFTVYGPWGRPDMALFKFTKGILNNQPIDIYNNGEMHRDFTFVTDLVRAIMLLINAVPIRGEPINSSDSLSPVAPYRVVNIGNSQSVKLMDFIEAIEEKLGMKAIRNYMPMQMGDVPATWADSSLLQSLTGYRPQTDFYEGVASFVDWYRGYYNA; from the coding sequence ATGAAAATTTTAATAACTGGAACAGCTGGTTTCATTGGATACCATCTTGCCAAACTTTTATTATCTGAAGGGTTTTTAGTTCACGGTTTTGATGGGCTCACAGATTACTATGACGTAAATCTTAAGAGAGAAAGACATAAGATGCTTGGTAGATCAAACAATTTCAGTAGTACTATTGGTATGCTTGAAAATCAGGATTTGTTAGACTCAGCATTTAATGAGTTTAAGCCATCGGTGGTGGTTCATTTAGCCGCTCAAGCAGGAGTTCGTTACAGTCTCGAAAAACCAAGAGCTTATATTGACTCTAACGTTATGGGGACCTTTAACGTTATTGAAGCTGCTAGACGATTAAATGTTAACCATCTTCTTTTAGCCTCTACTTCGTCTGTTTATGGTGCAAACGTCGATATGCCTTTCAATGAAACTCAGCAAACCGATACACCACTAACAATATATGCCGCTACAAAGAAAGCCACAGAAAGTATGGCTCACTCCTATTCACATCTGTATGACATTCCAACCACGATGTTTAGGTTTTTCACAGTTTATGGGCCATGGGGTAGACCCGACATGGCACTTTTTAAGTTCACTAAAGGTATTTTGAACAATCAACCTATAGATATTTATAACAATGGTGAAATGCACCGAGACTTTACGTTTGTGACCGATTTAGTTCGAGCAATTATGCTCTTGATTAATGCGGTACCAATCAGGGGGGAGCCAATAAACAGTTCCGATAGTTTATCTCCAGTAGCGCCTTATCGTGTTGTAAATATCGGAAATTCTCAGAGCGTAAAACTTATGGACTTTATTGAGGCTATAGAAGAAAAGCTTGGGATGAAAGCGATTAGAAATTATATGCCTATGCAGATGGGTGATGTACCAGCAACATGGGCAGATTCTTCTCTGCTTCAAAGCTTGACTGGTTATCGTCCTCAAACAGATTTTTACGAAGGTGTTGCCTCTTTTGTCGATTGGTATCGTGGGTATTACAATGCATGA